From Amycolatopsis sp. YIM 10, the proteins below share one genomic window:
- a CDS encoding LLM class flavin-dependent oxidoreductase, with the protein MKLGVYLNGSTVDSFVEHARLAEDAGLESVWVGDHLITASPRVDSVVALTAAAAATERIKVGFGVLVVALRPVAWVAKQIATLQGLSGNRVLLGVGTGGDAHGDLGWRAAGVPFEERGKRTTAALEVLPDLVTGTPATVDGVEFALAPGAEMPPVIVAAGPGRLRRVARFGDEWFPAFSSPSWLAEQGARLAELAAEYGRPAPGITVNISLAVGPVPSSVLDTQVRSLTGYGMTEAQARESLVTGSPARVAERLAEYAEAGVGRIAAMPFTADRAGQIELLGEVAGLLR; encoded by the coding sequence GTGAAGCTCGGGGTCTACCTGAACGGGTCCACTGTGGACTCCTTTGTCGAGCACGCGCGACTGGCCGAGGACGCCGGTCTGGAGTCGGTCTGGGTCGGCGACCACCTGATCACCGCGTCGCCGCGGGTCGACAGCGTGGTCGCGCTGACCGCCGCGGCCGCGGCCACCGAGCGGATCAAGGTCGGCTTCGGTGTGCTCGTGGTGGCGTTGCGGCCGGTGGCGTGGGTGGCCAAGCAGATCGCCACCCTGCAGGGCCTGTCCGGAAACCGGGTGCTGCTGGGCGTGGGGACCGGCGGCGACGCCCACGGGGACCTGGGCTGGCGGGCGGCGGGCGTGCCGTTCGAGGAGCGCGGAAAGCGGACCACGGCGGCGCTCGAAGTGCTGCCGGACCTGGTGACCGGCACACCGGCCACTGTGGACGGTGTGGAGTTCGCGCTGGCGCCGGGGGCGGAGATGCCGCCGGTGATCGTCGCCGCCGGACCGGGGCGGTTGCGCCGGGTGGCGCGGTTCGGCGACGAGTGGTTCCCGGCCTTCTCGTCACCGTCGTGGCTCGCCGAACAGGGTGCGCGGCTGGCCGAGCTGGCGGCGGAGTACGGGCGGCCCGCGCCGGGAATCACGGTCAACATCAGCCTCGCGGTGGGGCCGGTGCCGTCGTCGGTGCTCGACACGCAGGTCCGCTCGCTGACCGGGTACGGCATGACCGAGGCGCAGGCACGGGAATCACTGGTGACCGGCAGCCCGGCGCGGGTCGCCGAGCGGCTCGCGGAGTACGCCGAGGCCGGGGTCGGCCGGATCGCCGCGATGCCGTTCACCGCGGACCGGGCCGGGCAGATCGAGTTGCTCGGTGAGGTCGCCGGACTGCTGCGGTGA
- a CDS encoding pyridoxamine 5'-phosphate oxidase family protein, whose product MSPFDVDAFLARPLTARVAAAGPSVRPTWYLWEDGAFWILTGPWSRLPALVERDPALALVVDVCELDTGLVRQVVARGEAELLPFDVPRGRRKLSRYLGDDESRWDERFRAYLYQDARCRWLRLRPDSLRAVDLSYQAQRNATS is encoded by the coding sequence GTGAGCCCGTTCGACGTCGACGCCTTCCTGGCCCGGCCGCTGACCGCCAGGGTCGCCGCGGCCGGTCCGAGCGTGCGGCCCACCTGGTACCTCTGGGAGGACGGTGCCTTCTGGATCCTCACCGGCCCGTGGTCGCGGCTGCCCGCGCTGGTCGAGCGGGATCCGGCGCTGGCGCTGGTGGTCGACGTCTGCGAGCTGGACACCGGGCTGGTGCGCCAGGTGGTCGCGCGCGGCGAGGCGGAGCTGCTGCCGTTCGACGTGCCGCGCGGCAGGCGGAAGCTGAGCCGCTACCTCGGTGACGACGAATCCCGCTGGGACGAGCGGTTCCGCGCCTACCTGTACCAGGACGCGCGCTGCCGCTGGCTGCGCCTCCGGCCGGACTCGCTGCGCGCGGTCGACCTCAGCTATCAGGCCCAGCGCAACGCGACGAGCTGA